The DNA window aaaggtTTTGTTTATTCAGATTAGACCAATTGGTGATGGTAGGAATTGATTTTCACAAATATCCATATTTTGTACAAAATGTAGtcattaaatcaaatcaaattaaaagaataGAAATTTAGAATCGAGTATTTAATATAACAAACAAAGataagaatataaaaatcatGTAGAACCATCTTTTACtatcaaatgaaataaaaatcagactagttttttttttccccCAACTACATGCAACAAATAACACAAAAGGACAAATATCATCACATGGACCAACTAaaactaaattttcatttaagaaGAGCAGCAACCAGAGTTCTGGTTAACGGGCTGTCCTTTGATATTCACCGTTGGAGGTCTCGCATTGTTCATGCCTGGTTGGCTAGCCATCCTGTATACAATCATTGcatggattgaaaaataaaatacaataattgAACTAAACAAatattaacaaatattaatagtaaaaaaaagttAGAACAGTAAAAGTACTATGGAGACCTGATACTAGGAGTGGGATTGCATTTtgctctactcaaaaaatgggtaaattaattcTCATAAGTTGAATAAAAGCTCAAATTAgtccttctgttaaaaattccatcaatttctattgttaaaaattggtctctATATGCTAGCATGATGTACATGTGGCATGCCACGTACCACTGTTTGATTATTCCATCAAACCAATTAGTTTTTAACTgtacaaatggatgaaaattttaacaaatagaaccAATATGCTCTTTGAACTaacgtatagggactaatttgcctattttttaagtaaaaggggcaaaatgcaatctgactcctaatatAGGACCTCCATGATATTTTTAACAAGTTATAACAATATGCAAATCTAATTTAGTTATACACTAATATATCATAACTCGTAtgcatatatacacacatatatgttATACATACCTATTCTTGATTGAAGCAGCCATGGCCATGAAAGCCTCTTCAACATTAGTGGCATCCTTTGCACTTGTTTCCAAGAAAGGAATCCCAATGTCATCAGCAAAAGCCTGTACAGAAGGAAAACAAGAAATAAGTGATGAGAAGTTGAGGACTTTTTTTCAATACCTAAAACTGTATAAATTTGGGATGGGTTTGTATGTGCAATCGGTTTTATTACTTTAGCTGTCTCATATGACACAACTTTGTTTTCTGTTAGATCACACTTGTTCCCAACCAAAAGTTTGTTCACATTGTCACTGGCATAGCGGTCAATTTCGTTTAGCCATTGCTTGACATTGTTGAAACTCTCTTGGTCTGTCACGTCATAAACAACCTGTCAAGATTGAAAGAAGCATTAGTTTAGTCCTGCAGAAAGAAAATTAAGGGAGAAAAAACATAGATAAAAAGGTAGATATGGGCTTACTATGATACCGTGAGCCCCACGATAATAGCTACTAGTGATTGTCCTAAAGCGTTCTTGGCCAGCAGTGTCCCACTGCATATCCGGAGACAAACATGAAAAGCAATCAGCAATCGAGAATGATCAGAAAAGATACAGCTTTTTAAGTGTATAAATTGTATCATATATTCTACGGGAAAGAACTAAAAGGATTTAACTTCTAAACAAAGAATTTTGTAAAATTAGAATTGACTAGAACTAAGAATATGAAGGCAACTGATTAAAGTAGACCAAACTATGCATGTACCAGATCATGGTATGCATTCCGAATTGATAACTTTCAAGAGTCAAAACCGgattaacaaaagaaaatatttgtgACTTACAATTTGGAGTTTGATGGTTTTTCCATCCTGTTCCACAGTACGGATTTTCTGCATTTGGGAACACAAATCAGATTTAAGTTGCTACTAATATGTTTGAAATAAACAAACCAGTAGTTTAAATAAGTATTAAGACGATACTCACAAAGTCAACACCAATGGTACTGATGTAGCTATCCAGATATGAATCATCCTGGTTGaccaaaattaaagaaaaatgattttCAAAGCATTAACATTTGGTGAACGGATAGAGAATATAACAAATCATGAAGCTAAGATCCAAAAGATTAAAATCAAAGGACCAAGAACTTACAGCAAACCTCAAAAGTAGACATGATTTCCCAACACCAGAATCACCAATAAGCAAAAGCTTAAACAGATAATCACTGTCATTAAAACAAACAGACCAAAATCAGGATATTTATACACagtatatgtgtgtgtatatatataaaatctcaACATATAAACATAGATCAATTGAAATCTTATAAAGCAACCAAGCTCCTTGATACGACTTCAGAATATAAACGATCGATCGATGCACGATTATTTCAatctttaagctttaatttcttcGAAACATATTAAAAATCTCCAGAAACTTTTAACTAACTTAAGAAGTTACTtccaaaaaatcacaaaattttagctaaaattattatttctgaTCAAACTTACAGAGCTAGAAAGTCAATAAACAGATCTGAAACAAAAATCAATCGGATCCGATTCGCAAAGCAAATCAATAATCaagataaagaaagaaaaaaataaattatagggaAAACAAGCAGatccatataaatataaattgaaaatgattaatttaacatgaaatcaaaatgaaactaGAAAATTAAAGGTTTTTTCCTTcagattcgaaaaaaaaaattaagagctcACTATTCGGGATTCATGATGGCGACGAGTTAGAATAAACTGAAACCACGAGGTGTCAGAGGAGATCACAGAGGTGACGAGTAATCGGGCGTTACGGTGCGATTTACCGGTGATTTGAGATCGCCGCCGGAGAGAAAGAGAGGGGAAGGGAGATCTTTTTACCGTGAGATGGAGGAGAATTCGAAGAAGCAAAAGCTACGTGGTGGTGTATTGTTGTCATAAATAATAAAGAGCCAGAATTattggaatttttattttatttttgttatttattacttttgattaaatttaaatttaatgagaATTGCAGGATGTGAGCTGTGACGTAGCAATGGGAATCAGTTGAATGCCACGTGTCATGCACTCGTCTATTGTTAAATTACAATTTTGGGCATTTTTTGCTTTTCCTTTTCTCCGAAATTgcattttcatggaaaattttctattctatagttatttaaaagtttttttatgcCATATTTAATTTTACGTGGGATGTGACTCCCTTCTTCTTTGTTAAACTATGTTATTTAAAGGATCTTGTATCCCTCTTCTGAAAAGGTAATTAAATAGGTAGtacaacataatttttttagagGCGATAAAATATAGTTGTAGATGAGTTTTTGTAGTAACTGTTGAcattatttttttgataaaaatgaggtcgacttggattttgaaaataaaaacaaaaatgggagtcgccaccaatcttttttgatgaggtgtgatcgggtcacctctaaaagtggttgtttttaataaacgatttaatttttattaaaacaataattttggtctacgaaattcagaaaaacgggttcgggagtcggttacacacgaggaaggattagcaccctcgatacgcccaaaattggtacctagttgattactaaatgtcttggtgtcgaaattgagaactttaaagaatttaaaaatacgatccttctttatgtgtgttattttaaaattactcgaataaatcaaaatggaaaaatgccttcttatctcgaagcaacaagatgtcacatccagtaagttaggacccgacacctcgtattttcgagagtaagcttgccttttatttttttatttaaacctcatttatttcaattttcaaaggatattcggttatttaggatcaacgcgagaaaaatcgaagctcagtaagttagggcacgttttctcgaattttctaaatacgaaatattacctttattttcaaaattttatgtgtttggaaatttaaaaggatattttgctatttaggtttaatgagaaaatcgagacccagtaagttagggtacaatttctcgaatttccaaaatgcaaaatattgccttatttgaaatttttatttttacgaatttgggtaaaaatgtaacatttaaaaataatgtgCGAATGAAGGGTTACATTGATGGAATGATAATATAGAGCATAAAATAAcaatttatgaataaaatgttgCATCAAtaaatgacaataatatgaaactaatatatataacaatctaaagtaaataataatttaatatgaatgatttataagaacaataaataataaaaattcgaaTAAACAATATAAGAgaacttaaaataaatataaaacattttaaaataaataatattatataaaaaaaagtacaaaCAGTTTCaaagaatatatacatacatctgaaaatttaaaagatacatatatataatagtttacaataaataataagtaaataaaacttaaagacaaataataataaaagagtttttttgtttaataataataataatgataaacaaataaattcaatggACCCAGGACCAgattgaaattaaaacaaaatgaaatgacAGAATTTAAATAAAAGGGACAATCGGGGCCTGAACTAAACGCGTGCATAGCTACAGGGACGAAAGGGAAATATTCCCAAACCGTCTGAACGGCACCGTTTCAGGGGACATCTGTGCATGGTCCATGGACCAAATTGAAGCAGAGGCGAAGGGCAAGGGACTATTTGCGCAAATATTCCCTAGAGGGAGAACGTGCGGATCCTCTTTCTggcgggtcgggtcgcgggtcatatctaaaacggcgccgtttttggCCACCGATACTAaggcccaaaacgacgccgtattGTAGCTTatataaacaaaaaagaaataaaagaaaaattatttccttcagtttttaagaaaaaaacagAGAGAGTGAGGCCTCTCTCTCTCGGTATCTCCCAAATCCGGCCAACAGGGCCGACTCTCGCGCCACCGTGGGCGTCCAAAGACCGAAATCTTAGACGGGGGAACGAGGAGATAAAGAAAAGGTCCCTTCCCAAACCCGAATCTGACGACGGTGAAGGACCACCGGCGGCGGGGTTGCGGGTCTGCTTCAGGTAAGTTTTGCTTTCCCTTTTACTCTCGTATTTCccctttaaaaaataaataaacaaaataaaaagaaaagaaaagaaatccttTGACTGAAATCAGTAATAACTTTGCTATTGTTTTTATTTCTCCTGTTCGTAAAATCAGGAAGAAGATTACAATGGTTGTGTTCGGCTTATATAGCCAAATCTTTAAAACTGTTAAACTtctattttttattgtttctgtTGTCTTCTAGTGCTTGTGTGTTGTTTGCTCTATGTTGCAGGTGATAGGGGTGTCAGACGCGTGGTGGTAGCATGCGCGATGGAGGCCGGTGGCGTGCGTGAGCGGCGATTGGTAGCAGAGGCAACGTGCACGAGGCTGGCGCTTAGGGGTCagacctaggtgcggcgcacctagggtttccCTTGGCTGAAAAGTTTCTTAGTTTTgggctagggttaattttgtattTGGGCCTGgggcaaaaatgggctcttaCAGTAACTATAGAGAGAATTTAATACCCCTTTCAAGTTTACTCTGTGAGAGTCAAGACTTTATATTCGGAGTTTTGGTAATATACATTTAgtacatttaagtttattttttctatattttatatacttacttagTGAAAAGTCAAAGCATAAAATTCGTGtatttaacctttttaatcttttttatttcgTTGTTTATACAAGTCGATCCCAGAAAGACTaaggatataaataatttatggCATAATTTATTTCAGGTCATCCAATCcaattaatgaataaaaaataagagTATATTCCTTGCTTACAAGTTGAAATAAAAAAGGTGATAATGAAATAAGCACTAAAATTAACTTTaagcaaattaattaattatatatatccatAAATCTTTTCTTTCTTATATCAACTTTTTTACAATAAGAGGTGATAAGAACTGTTCAatgattcaattaaaattttaactttaatcaAAATGCAATTTCAACTGAAATCTTTTAGCATTACTTCATAAAATTTATTGATtgtatcatttaattaaatacagGTATGCGTAGATTAAATATTAATTcgattaatatttttagtgttaaaatattttaaaaaatcacttcAAATGTAATATGAATAGTTttagaataatataaaaaaatatttagttatAAATAGCCAAGTATTACAAGAGATGTACAAAATTGATAAGATATAGGTGAAAGTCAGCATCAAAATGCAAGATATAAATATccaaattataaaacaattatataatatattattaataaaaacagTAGACCATGTTGATACATATTATAATGTCggctatgaaatttaaaattttatatgtatctatattttttttcttaaaaaatgaattaataataaattactgACCACAAGATTTTCAAAGGACATTTAAGTCATTTTCAAAACATATGATTTAGTTATTTCatagaataaaatattttcaattcaataaaacTGGAAAGCCAGACGAGATTTCCTTGCGCTTCGTTTACGTGTGTATGTATTGTTTTGTTGCATGAAATGAACGCAGCCCTTTGACGATTCAAGCGGTTCAGCTACGCGGATGGTAGCCGGAAACCAGGCGGTGCCTGCAAAACACCATTGCCAATGACCCTAAATGTTAGAATGAGACAAAACAACAAACACGTGGTGGGCGATTTCCTCTTTAGATTTAACCTCTTTTTTCACGTTGATGAAGTCTTTGACCAAAGCTCACGGCTCGTGGTTAGCTTCCTTTGGAATTAATGTTCAAACAAGGTGGCTTCTAGAAACTTCTTAGTTCAACCCAgttaattaaatctaaatataatgaaaatatattattccttaaatgtttttttttttattttcttttataaataaatcTGGAAGATAACTAAAAGAAATCACCCAaccaaatttttttgatttgattctattctatttttaataatttagttgGTTTATTTAGATCTtgatatataaaaatcaaattgacaTGAACACTCTACTTACCTTACCCCATATTAATTCCATATTGATGGCGGTTTAATGATTAACTAGCGCCTAGTATCATGAGTTGTGGATTGAAACTCGTGATAAATACACACAGAACATTTCATTGAGATCAACTGATTAAATGAGTCTCATTTGACATACTTTAATCAGTTCGATTTGTGAAATTTACGAAAAAACTCAACTACTTGAAATCTTGGTAGCCCAATAAAAGAAtctagtaaaactagagttattaGGGTTAATATACTATAATCCTATGTTATAATATTGTATAGTGTTTAAGTTCTTAGGACTTTCATATTGTAGATAGATTTTGATATTGTCTGTTGATATAATTTAAATTGTATCGTTGGATCTAGGAgtgttcaactataaatagagtcaATCCTCCTCATTtgtaataatttcattattaagtAATCAAATACTTTTGAAAGCATTTATTCAAGTACCTTGTGTGCAtagttttttgtgattttttttgttcattagttacttttttgtctttgaatttgCTTCGCCTTATAGatatttttttgtgaattttaattttttgagaaTAAGGCTGACTTAGGTGAATTAGAAAATAAGTTCTCACCTAGACTGTGCGGTTTGCTAGAATAATGTTCTAGTCCCGTGATACTAGCGGGGacttaaatttgaaaaaagtAATGTTTTGGTAAAAATACCATGGAAGTCCATGAAGGCACGAACTACAACTTATTGTATTAATATTTTACACTCTCTattaaaaaaagagtaaattaatcgttatatattagataaaatagaaaaattgtcTTTTTCGTTAAATGTTTAATCCATTTATACCATTAAGTGATGACATGACTGATAGAgtaatcaaataataacatatgaTATGCCACGTGTACTTTATGTTGAAGTGATATTGTGTCATgtcaataattatttaaaattttaaaaaaatcttaaaaataaataattttaaaataattatttgaaaaaccGTGTTGAAGATTAACTTGGACAGCCTTCATGATTACTAAAAGGCTTGATATTTCTTTTGGTTCACGTACTATAATTAAATTATCACATTGATATTTGACTAATTTGAcctacttttattttatattattcattacCTCAatctaaatttttgttaaaaaagtgAAGTCAACCAATGGCATGCTACCATGTGTCAAGGAAAGtaaaattgtttttataaaatcaaaaataaattatgattttttaattttatttataattgcctgaattttaagattattttggttttttatgatttttaattattttcaattatttttatatattttaaagtttttaagtgaatttttaaaaaaatatataactgaCAACGTCTCAttgattggtttaattttttttaacagaaaTTTAGATTGAGATAACAAGAATACAGAATAAAAGTATATGAGTGAAactgataaaaataaattaaaatacaaatgacaaattaataaaaagataatacATGTACTAAAGTAATAATTTAACTATAATAAGTGGGCTAAAAGAAGTATTAAGTCTCACTAAAACTTTCTGTTACCGCCAACTTTAAATTTAGTGCTGTATATCAGTGTATAATGTCCCATGCTGCTCAATTTCAAGGCGATTTCCATTTTTAAGAGTTTCCAAAGCTTACAGTAAATGCAAACCACCAACCCATCGTTAATTCGTTGTCTGAAGATTAATACTGAACCCACATTTGTCATATCAGGTCCACGGTCAGAAAATTTTTGGGcggaaattaaattataaatttataatagtaaaagtataattttataattttaataatcagctttataatttttaaaaaattaaattaatttttattatttttgagggttaaatacaattttattttcattaatttaaaattttaaaaattttaaatagtctaaataaaaaaaaattcattttagggtCGAACCCCTGCCACCTCTAATTTCGTCCCTGATGAGGGCAGGATTGAACCACTAATAATTTGTTCAACTGATTTTTTTTCCTGAATTAATAAACTTactaatttgggttttaatatgCTTGTTTAATATGCTTGTTGGGCTTTAGTTGGGGAAACAAGACACGACGAAACACATGGAAAAAGACACTTGCAATGTGCCACTTTAACTAACTTTTAATTACAGAGCTAGGGAAAGCTTTATTTAGATTAGATTAGcaaattttgtttattaattatcaTAACACATTAGGTATTCCAGTAAACTACCCCCTGCTCACTGGCTTTCCTCTTGTCCTCAATGGTTAGATGCTTTGTCACATAGTCTTGTCAAGGTTCGAGAGCTGGTAACCAAAGGGAAATCAAAGCAAACTACCCCCTGCTCAAAATTTAACTTTCACGTGATTCCAATTTCATGAACTAATTAGGCCATAAATACCATCACAATTAGCAAAGAAGTAACTTGTTTCGTTCACAAGCTTTTCCGAAGATGGCAAGCCATGGCAATAGTTTAGTCCCTAAGGTATCCATTAAAGGTTTTCACTCGGTTACTCCGATGAGAATAACCGAACCACGACAGACACGACGAGTGCTGTCACGGGATCTTGTTGGTCCGGAGATGTTCCAGAGGTGTTTCAACATGGTCCAATGCTATACGAAGGGAGAAGATTCAGGTTGGGTAGTTGCAGGGTGGATTAAAGAGTCACTTGGGAGAGCTTTGTTGGAACAACCGATGATCTCCGGACGTCTTCAGAAAAGGGACCGAAACGATGGTGAGTTGGAGATCGTGTCCAACGATTCGGGCATTCGAATAATCGAGGCAACGATTCAGACTACTCTTTCGGAGTTTCTCGATTTGAAGCAAAGGGAAGAGGCTGAAGCTCAGCTTGTTTTTTGGAACGATATCGATGAACATAATCCACAGTTCTCCCCATTATTCTATGTTCAGGTAATCTAACAGTCTTTCATTTAATCACTTTCAAATGGAGCTAACAATGTTTTAACAGGTGACCAATTTCCAATGCGGAGGATACTCGATCGGAATCAGCTGCAGCATTCTTCTGGTAGACTTTTTCTTAAGAACTGAGTTCATCAAGACATGGCCGAGCATTCACAATAACATTGTCAACCACAACAATGAACGAAAGCTACCCTTATTTTACTTGCCGGGTGTCAATGGTACCACCGACTCCTCCCCTAATTTATTCAGCGCAAGTACTCCAAACAAAAACGAAAGCAAAACCATGGTGTTCAAGATCAATGCTGAAAGTAAGAATATGGAGATTGAATGGTGCCAACAAATTGCGTTAGCTTGTGTTGAGGATGCGGAGAACGGTCTTGGAAGTGAAATGGGTGCTGAGTTTTGTTTGTTTTAGAATGAATCATTTGAGGTCATCAAGGTAGAAAGCTGCTCAAAACAAATTGGGATGATTTAGGGACAAACTGTTAACATTATGATTAATGGCAGACAATTTTAATGGAAAACAAtccaagtggtgcaagtttagc is part of the Gossypium hirsutum isolate 1008001.06 chromosome D11, Gossypium_hirsutum_v2.1, whole genome shotgun sequence genome and encodes:
- the LOC107912205 gene encoding GTP-binding protein YPTM2, with the protein product MNPEYDYLFKLLLIGDSGVGKSCLLLRFADDSYLDSYISTIGVDFKIRTVEQDGKTIKLQIWDTAGQERFRTITSSYYRGAHGIIVVYDVTDQESFNNVKQWLNEIDRYASDNVNKLLVGNKCDLTENKVVSYETAKAFADDIGIPFLETSAKDATNVEEAFMAMAASIKNRMASQPGMNNARPPTVNIKGQPVNQNSGCCSS
- the LOC107911267 gene encoding hydroxycinnamoyltransferase, whose amino-acid sequence is MASHGNSLVPKVSIKGFHSVTPMRITEPRQTRRVLSRDLVGPEMFQRCFNMVQCYTKGEDSGWVVAGWIKESLGRALLEQPMISGRLQKRDRNDGELEIVSNDSGIRIIEATIQTTLSEFLDLKQREEAEAQLVFWNDIDEHNPQFSPLFYVQVTNFQCGGYSIGISCSILLVDFFLRTEFIKTWPSIHNNIVNHNNERKLPLFYLPGVNGTTDSSPNLFSASTPNKNESKTMVFKINAESKNMEIEWCQQIALACVEDAENGLGSEMGAEFCLF